One Sediminibacillus dalangtanensis genomic region harbors:
- a CDS encoding adenine phosphoribosyltransferase, producing MDYKKYITVVEDWPKEGVRFKDITTLMDNGTAYKSAVDEIVEYSRNKEIDLVVGPEARGFIVGCPVSYALEVGFAPVRKEGKLPREVIKVDYGLEYGKNVLTIHKDAIKPGQRVLITDDLLATGGTIEATIKLVEELGGIVAGCAFLIELTYLHGREKLDGYEVLTLMQY from the coding sequence ATGGATTATAAAAAATATATTACCGTAGTAGAAGATTGGCCTAAAGAGGGAGTGAGATTCAAAGATATCACAACCCTCATGGATAACGGGACTGCTTATAAGTCTGCAGTGGATGAAATTGTTGAGTATTCCCGCAACAAAGAGATCGACCTGGTTGTAGGTCCGGAAGCGAGAGGGTTTATTGTCGGCTGCCCAGTTTCCTATGCGTTGGAAGTCGGCTTTGCCCCGGTCAGAAAAGAAGGCAAGCTGCCGCGTGAAGTGATCAAAGTCGATTACGGTCTTGAATATGGAAAAAATGTACTGACAATCCACAAGGATGCCATCAAGCCTGGTCAGCGTGTCTTGATCACGGATGATTTGCTGGCGACAGGAGGAACAATCGAAGCAACCATCAAACTTGTGGAAGAGCTTGGAGGTATTGTTGCAGGTTGTGCCTTCCTGATAGAATTGACTTACTTACACGGCCGTGAAAAGCTGGATGGCTATGAGGTTCTTACTTTAATGCAATACTAA
- the dtd gene encoding D-aminoacyl-tRNA deacylase has translation MKAVIQRAKQAGVTVEERTVGKIDSGLVVLLGVGHEDTTEDAKYLANKIVSLRIFEDGQEKMNLSLKDIGGSVLSISQFTLYADTRKGRRPNFMHAAKPGPAKQLYEVFNQFIEESGINVETGTFGADMQVHLINDGPVTLLLDSSDRR, from the coding sequence GTGAAAGCTGTCATTCAACGAGCGAAACAAGCCGGGGTTACGGTAGAGGAAAGAACGGTAGGCAAAATAGATTCTGGGCTGGTTGTCTTACTGGGTGTCGGCCATGAGGATACAACAGAAGATGCCAAATATCTGGCGAATAAAATCGTATCACTCCGGATCTTTGAAGATGGTCAGGAAAAGATGAATTTGTCTTTAAAAGACATCGGAGGTAGTGTCCTTTCTATTTCTCAATTCACTTTGTACGCGGATACCAGGAAGGGACGGCGGCCAAACTTCATGCACGCAGCAAAGCCGGGCCCCGCTAAACAGCTGTATGAGGTATTCAATCAGTTTATAGAGGAATCCGGCATCAACGTTGAAACAGGAACATTTGGGGCAGATATGCAGGTCCATCTAATAAACGATGGCCCTGTAACCTTGCTATTGGACAGCTCGGACCGCCGATAA
- the hisS gene encoding histidine--tRNA ligase → MNIKAPRGTQDLLPETTGNWQYVEQKLTDLCRRFNYKEIRTPVFEHTELFQRGVGDSTDIVQKEMYTFEDRGGRSLTLRPEGTASAVRAFVEHKLYGIANQPVKLFYFGPMFRYERPQQGRMRQFVQFGIEALGSADPAVDAEVLALAMSAYQELGLRSLKLVLNSLGDAESRNNHREALVEHFSPHKEELCADCQVRLEQNPLRILDCKKDKDHPAMATAPSILTYLNEESEQYFAQVRNHLDSMGIDYVIDPNLVRGLDYYNHTAFEIMSNAEGFGSITTLSGGGRYNGLVEELGGPETPGIGFAMSLERLLMALEAEGIELPVDDGLDCFFVSLGDQAEKAAVHYTYELRKAGVQVDKDYQQRKFKAQFKAADRLKAKYVVILGEEELQNNSATVRNMNTGEQEDVSLHQLVAYMKKELEGGN, encoded by the coding sequence ATGAATATCAAGGCACCGAGGGGCACACAGGACCTTTTACCAGAAACGACTGGTAACTGGCAATATGTTGAACAGAAGTTGACGGATTTGTGCAGACGATTTAACTATAAAGAAATACGCACACCTGTGTTCGAACACACCGAATTATTCCAGCGGGGAGTGGGAGACAGTACGGATATTGTACAAAAGGAGATGTACACCTTCGAAGACAGGGGCGGCAGAAGTTTGACCTTGCGGCCTGAAGGAACCGCGTCGGCAGTGCGGGCTTTTGTCGAACATAAGCTGTATGGGATTGCCAATCAGCCGGTCAAGCTGTTTTATTTCGGACCGATGTTCCGTTATGAGCGACCCCAGCAAGGGAGAATGAGACAATTTGTTCAATTCGGTATCGAGGCTTTGGGAAGTGCTGACCCGGCCGTAGATGCGGAAGTGCTCGCATTGGCTATGAGCGCCTATCAAGAATTGGGACTCCGTTCGTTAAAGCTCGTACTTAACAGCTTAGGTGATGCAGAAAGCCGTAACAATCACCGGGAAGCACTGGTTGAGCATTTTTCACCGCATAAAGAGGAGTTATGTGCAGATTGCCAAGTCCGGCTGGAACAAAATCCTCTCCGGATTCTGGATTGTAAAAAGGATAAAGATCACCCAGCAATGGCAACAGCTCCTTCAATCCTGACATATTTAAATGAAGAATCCGAACAATATTTTGCACAAGTAAGGAACCATCTTGATAGCATGGGCATTGATTATGTCATCGATCCTAATCTTGTGCGTGGACTTGATTACTACAACCATACCGCTTTCGAAATCATGAGCAATGCCGAAGGGTTTGGCTCTATTACCACTTTATCGGGCGGAGGCCGCTATAATGGACTTGTCGAAGAACTAGGTGGTCCTGAAACTCCCGGTATCGGGTTTGCAATGAGCCTGGAGCGACTTTTGATGGCTTTGGAAGCCGAAGGTATTGAATTGCCGGTGGACGATGGACTCGATTGCTTTTTTGTATCTCTTGGAGACCAAGCTGAAAAGGCTGCAGTCCACTATACTTATGAATTAAGAAAAGCTGGCGTTCAAGTAGATAAGGATTACCAGCAGCGGAAATTCAAAGCACAATTCAAAGCTGCGGACCGCTTAAAAGCAAAGTATGTAGTAATCCTTGGGGAAGAAGAACTGCAAAATAATTCAGCTACGGTGCGAAATATGAATACCGGGGAGCAGGAAGATGTTTCGCTCCATCAATTGGTTGCTTATATGAAGAAAGAGTTGGAAGGAGGAAACTAA
- a CDS encoding RelA/SpoT family protein, protein MSKDKILTAEDVMEQAGTYLPEKDISFIREAYNYAEKAHEGQYRRSGEAYIIHPVQVAGILVHLELDPETIAGGFLHDVVEDTDVTVEQLAEAFNDEVAMLVDGVTKLGKIKYKSKEAQQAENHRKMFVAMAKDIRVILIKLADRLHNMRTLKHLPPEKQRRISNETLEIFSPLAHRLGISTIKWELEDTALRYLNPQQYYRIVHLMKQKREERENYIEEVMQEVQKQLDEVHIKADFSGRPKHLYSIYKKMALQNKQFNEIYDLLAVRIIVDSIKDCYAVLGIIHTCWKPMPGRFKDYIAMPKPNLYQSLHTTVIGPKGAPLEVQIRTKDMHEIAEFGIAAHWAYKEGKQLEKNQEDSEAKLSWFREILEWQNETHDAEEFMESLKVDLFSDMVYVFTPKGDVIELPSGSVPLDFAYKIHTEVGNQTIGAKVNGKMEPLDYRLHTGDIVEVMTSKHSYGPSQDWLSITQTSQAKNKIKQFFKKQRRDENVVKGKELVEKEVKAAGFEPKDILTAENIEKIAEKFNFSNEDDMYAAVGYQGITAAQIATRLTEKQKKQNLKTQDLAETLEGVAKTDVKPGQGRKKDSGVRVAGVDNLLVRLSKCCNPVPGDDIVGYITKGRGVSVHRTDCPNIQTEEAKDRILEVDWENNEALSKQYHVDLEISGFDRRGLLNEVLQAVNETKTNIIGVNGKSDRNKVALIHITILIHNISHLRRIVDRLKQIKDVYTVTRMLQ, encoded by the coding sequence ATGTCGAAAGATAAAATTTTGACAGCAGAAGATGTCATGGAGCAAGCCGGTACCTATCTTCCCGAAAAAGATATATCCTTTATCAGAGAAGCTTACAATTATGCTGAAAAGGCTCATGAAGGCCAGTATCGGCGATCTGGGGAAGCGTATATTATTCATCCTGTCCAAGTAGCGGGTATTCTCGTCCATTTGGAATTGGATCCAGAGACGATTGCCGGCGGCTTCTTGCATGATGTTGTCGAAGATACCGATGTAACGGTAGAGCAGCTTGCAGAAGCTTTTAATGATGAGGTTGCAATGCTTGTGGATGGCGTTACCAAGCTTGGGAAAATTAAATATAAATCCAAAGAGGCCCAGCAGGCAGAAAATCATCGTAAAATGTTTGTTGCCATGGCCAAAGATATTCGGGTTATCTTGATTAAACTAGCGGACCGACTCCACAACATGCGAACGCTAAAGCATTTGCCGCCTGAGAAGCAGAGGCGGATTTCAAATGAGACACTGGAAATATTTTCTCCTTTGGCGCATCGTCTTGGTATTTCCACCATCAAGTGGGAATTAGAAGACACGGCATTAAGATATTTAAATCCCCAACAGTACTACCGAATCGTGCATTTAATGAAACAAAAGCGCGAGGAACGCGAAAACTACATTGAAGAAGTCATGCAGGAAGTGCAAAAGCAGCTAGATGAAGTCCATATTAAAGCAGATTTTTCCGGACGGCCGAAGCACTTATATAGTATCTATAAAAAGATGGCCTTGCAGAACAAACAGTTTAATGAAATCTATGATTTACTGGCTGTACGGATAATCGTCGACAGTATTAAGGACTGTTATGCTGTATTGGGAATCATCCATACCTGCTGGAAACCGATGCCGGGACGTTTCAAAGATTATATCGCGATGCCGAAACCAAATCTCTATCAATCCTTGCATACAACCGTGATTGGGCCGAAAGGAGCACCCTTGGAAGTCCAAATCCGGACAAAGGATATGCATGAGATTGCCGAATTCGGAATTGCCGCTCATTGGGCGTACAAAGAAGGAAAGCAGCTTGAAAAGAATCAAGAGGATTCAGAAGCCAAGTTGAGCTGGTTCCGGGAAATATTGGAATGGCAAAATGAAACACATGATGCAGAAGAATTCATGGAGTCGTTGAAAGTCGATTTGTTTTCTGATATGGTGTATGTCTTTACACCAAAAGGAGATGTCATTGAGCTTCCATCTGGTTCTGTACCTCTGGATTTTGCCTATAAAATCCATACAGAAGTCGGCAACCAAACAATCGGTGCCAAAGTGAACGGGAAGATGGAGCCACTTGACTACCGACTGCATACCGGTGATATCGTCGAGGTGATGACCTCGAAGCACTCTTATGGACCATCACAAGACTGGCTCAGTATCACGCAGACGTCACAGGCGAAAAACAAAATCAAGCAATTTTTCAAGAAACAACGTCGAGATGAGAATGTGGTCAAAGGAAAAGAATTGGTCGAAAAAGAAGTGAAAGCAGCAGGCTTCGAGCCCAAAGATATTTTAACTGCCGAGAATATTGAAAAAATTGCGGAGAAATTCAATTTCAGCAATGAGGACGATATGTACGCGGCTGTAGGATACCAGGGAATCACCGCTGCACAAATCGCCACACGTCTGACGGAGAAACAGAAAAAACAAAATTTGAAAACGCAGGATTTAGCTGAAACGTTGGAAGGCGTGGCGAAAACAGATGTAAAACCTGGACAAGGTCGAAAAAAAGATTCTGGTGTCCGGGTGGCAGGTGTAGACAATCTGCTAGTCCGGTTGTCTAAATGTTGTAACCCTGTTCCGGGCGACGATATTGTCGGCTATATCACAAAAGGCCGAGGTGTTTCCGTTCATCGGACCGACTGCCCGAATATACAGACAGAAGAAGCAAAGGACCGAATATTAGAGGTTGATTGGGAAAACAATGAGGCATTGTCGAAACAGTATCATGTAGATTTAGAAATCTCCGGGTTCGATCGTCGAGGATTACTGAATGAAGTACTACAAGCTGTCAATGAAACGAAAACAAATATCATTGGAGTCAATGGTAAATCAGATCGCAATAAGGTGGCCCTTATCCATATTACCATCTTGATTCACAATATCAGTCACCTTCGAAGGATAGTGGACAGGCTGAAGCAAATAAAAGATGTATACACGGTAACAAGAATGCTGCAGTAA